A window from Citrobacter amalonaticus encodes these proteins:
- the menF gene encoding isochorismate synthase MenF: MHSLTTALEGLTRLLSQAIPAAPGIRVLDVPFPLNDAFDALSWLASQSIYPQFYWQQRNGDEEAAVLGVVAPFSSLDEAQCFLRQHPQQTDLRIWGLNAFDPEQGNLVLPRLEWRRCAGVAVLRLHLWSDVSLREDADRALTFLASLVSVKPLPTLRLSKTAEQHWPEKAGWITLIEQATQTIAEGELDKVVLARASDLHFSRPVNAAAVMASSRRLNLNCYHFYMAFSAQSAFLGSSPERLWRRRDTALRTEALAGTVANHPDDYKAWQLGEWLMKDDKNQRENMLVVEDICQRLQDYTHTLDVLPPQVLRLRKVQHLRRCIWTALNQADDTLCLLQLQPTAAVAGIPRERARAFIQQREPFAREWYAGSAGYLSLQQSEFCVSLRSAKISGNVVRLYAGAGIVRGSDPEQEWQEIDNKAAGLRSLLQMDG, translated from the coding sequence GTGCATTCACTCACTACTGCGCTGGAAGGTCTGACGCGTCTTTTGTCGCAGGCAATCCCGGCGGCACCAGGCATTCGGGTTCTCGATGTTCCTTTTCCCCTTAATGACGCTTTCGATGCGTTAAGCTGGCTGGCAAGTCAGTCCATTTATCCGCAATTTTACTGGCAGCAGCGCAACGGTGATGAAGAGGCCGCCGTGCTGGGCGTCGTTGCGCCATTTTCTTCTCTCGATGAGGCGCAATGCTTTCTTCGCCAACATCCGCAGCAAACCGACCTGCGTATCTGGGGACTGAATGCGTTTGATCCAGAGCAGGGTAACCTGGTGTTACCGCGTCTTGAGTGGCGGCGCTGTGCGGGCGTGGCTGTGCTGCGTCTGCATTTGTGGAGTGATGTTTCTCTGCGCGAGGATGCTGACCGGGCGCTGACCTTTCTCGCCTCGCTGGTGAGTGTAAAACCGCTGCCGACATTACGTCTGAGCAAAACCGCTGAACAGCACTGGCCCGAAAAAGCAGGCTGGATCACCCTGATTGAGCAGGCCACGCAGACGATTGCCGAAGGTGAACTGGATAAAGTGGTGCTGGCGCGCGCCAGCGATCTGCACTTTTCTCGCCCGGTGAATGCCGCTGCTGTGATGGCTTCAAGTCGCCGTTTGAACCTGAACTGCTACCATTTTTATATGGCTTTTTCTGCGCAGAGTGCGTTCCTGGGTTCGTCTCCGGAACGTCTCTGGCGACGTCGCGATACCGCGCTCCGTACCGAGGCGCTCGCCGGGACGGTAGCGAATCACCCGGATGATTATAAGGCCTGGCAACTGGGCGAATGGCTGATGAAGGACGACAAAAATCAGCGCGAAAATATGCTGGTGGTCGAGGATATCTGTCAGCGCCTGCAGGACTACACGCATACACTGGACGTTTTGCCGCCGCAGGTGCTGCGGTTGCGAAAAGTGCAGCATTTGCGACGCTGCATCTGGACGGCGCTGAATCAGGCGGATGACACGCTCTGTTTACTGCAGTTGCAGCCCACGGCAGCCGTGGCCGGGATCCCACGCGAACGGGCACGGGCATTTATTCAGCAGCGTGAACCTTTTGCGCGGGAATGGTACGCCGGGTCGGCGGGCTATCTGTCATTACAGCAAAGCGAATTTTGTGTTTCGCTGCGGTCGGCGAAAATCAGCGGTAACGTGGTTCGGCTGTATGCCGGTGCGGGTATTGTTCGTGGGTCAGACCCTGAGCAGGAGTGGCAGGAAATCGATAATAAAGCCGCTGGTCTGCGATCTTTGTTACAGATGGATGGATAA
- the elaB gene encoding stress response protein ElaB yields MSYQFGDSRIDDDLTLLSETLEEVLRSSGDPADQKYIELKARAEKALDEVKNRVSQASDSYYYRARQAVYRADDYVHEKPWQGIGVGAAVGLVLGLLLARR; encoded by the coding sequence ATGTCTTATCAATTTGGTGATTCGCGTATTGATGACGACCTGACGTTGCTGAGTGAAACGCTGGAAGAGGTGCTGCGTTCCTCAGGGGATCCCGCCGATCAGAAATACATTGAGCTGAAAGCGCGGGCTGAAAAGGCGCTGGATGAGGTCAAAAATCGCGTAAGTCAGGCTTCAGATAGCTATTATTATCGTGCCAGACAGGCCGTTTATCGTGCAGATGATTATGTGCACGAAAAACCCTGGCAGGGGATTGGCGTTGGCGCGGCGGTCGGACTGGTGCTCGGCTTACTGTTGGCACGACGCTAA
- a CDS encoding GNAT family N-acetyltransferase, which translates to MIIWQDLHHSELTVPQLYALLKLRCAVFVVEQNCPYLDVDGDDLVGENRHILGWHDGELVAYARILKSTEDLEPVVIGRVIVSEALRGEKLGQNLMAQTLASCQRHWPEKALYLGAQAHLQAFYARFGFAPVTEVYEEDGIPHVGMAREAIRAGS; encoded by the coding sequence ATGATTATCTGGCAAGACCTGCATCATTCGGAATTAACCGTCCCACAGCTCTATGCGCTGTTAAAACTGCGCTGTGCGGTGTTTGTTGTGGAGCAGAACTGTCCCTATCTCGACGTAGACGGTGACGATCTGGTGGGTGAGAACCGCCATATCCTGGGCTGGCATGACGGCGAGCTGGTGGCGTATGCGAGGATTCTTAAAAGCACTGAAGATCTGGAGCCCGTCGTGATTGGACGGGTGATCGTCAGTGAAGCGTTACGCGGTGAAAAGCTGGGCCAAAATTTGATGGCGCAGACGCTGGCGTCTTGTCAGCGACACTGGCCGGAGAAGGCGCTGTATCTGGGTGCACAGGCGCATTTGCAGGCATTCTATGCACGATTTGGTTTTGCTCCGGTCACCGAAGTCTATGAGGAAGATGGCATCCCACATGTGGGGATGGCGCGCGAAGCGATTCGGGCGGGATCCTGA
- the rbn gene encoding ribonuclease BN has protein sequence MEFLFLGTSAGVPTRTRNVTAILLHHQHPTQPALWLFDCGEGTQHQMLSTAYHPGKIERIFISHLHGDHLFGLPGLLCSRSMAGNAQPLTLYGPKGLREFTETALRLSGSWTDYPLEIVEITAGEILDDGLRKVTAYPLEHPLECYGYRVEEHDKPGALNARALKAAGVKAGPWFQDLKAGKTVTLEDGSVIRGADFLAPATPGKTAAIFGDTAPCASALDLAKGVDVMIHETTLDTSMEEKANSRGHSSTRQAALLAREAAVGKLIITHVSSRYDAAGCQRLLAECQAIFPSTELADDFAIFTV, from the coding sequence ATGGAATTTCTCTTTCTGGGTACCTCAGCTGGCGTGCCCACGCGTACGCGCAACGTGACAGCCATTTTGCTACATCATCAACACCCGACGCAGCCCGCGCTATGGCTGTTTGACTGTGGTGAAGGTACGCAACATCAGATGTTGAGCACGGCATATCATCCCGGCAAAATTGAACGGATTTTCATCAGCCATCTGCACGGCGATCATCTGTTCGGTTTGCCGGGTTTACTGTGCAGTCGTTCGATGGCGGGCAATGCTCAGCCGCTAACGCTTTACGGGCCGAAGGGGCTGCGTGAGTTTACTGAAACCGCGCTGCGTCTGAGCGGCTCATGGACTGACTATCCGCTGGAAATCGTCGAAATCACCGCCGGGGAAATTCTTGATGACGGGCTGCGAAAAGTAACGGCTTACCCGCTTGAACACCCGCTGGAATGTTACGGTTACCGCGTTGAGGAGCATGATAAACCCGGCGCGCTGAACGCCAGAGCGCTGAAAGCCGCTGGGGTGAAAGCCGGTCCCTGGTTCCAGGATCTGAAAGCAGGCAAAACGGTTACCCTGGAAGACGGCAGCGTGATACGCGGGGCCGATTTTCTTGCCCCGGCGACGCCCGGTAAAACAGCCGCGATTTTTGGCGATACCGCGCCCTGCGCATCCGCGCTTGATCTGGCGAAAGGGGTCGACGTGATGATTCACGAAACCACGCTGGATACGTCAATGGAAGAAAAGGCCAACAGCCGTGGACACAGTTCCACCCGCCAGGCGGCACTGCTGGCACGGGAGGCTGCAGTCGGAAAGCTCATCATAACGCACGTCAGTTCGCGCTATGACGCCGCAGGTTGCCAGCGACTGCTGGCAGAGTGTCAGGCTATCTTCCCTTCCACTGAACTTGCCGACGATTTCGCCATTTTCACGGTTTAG
- a CDS encoding chemotaxis protein, giving the protein MDNFQKDIDDRANLTLSNRFELLLFRLGNSLHEQKSELFGINVFKLREIVPMPAFTRPAGMKAPLLGMVNIRDQVIPVIDLPAVAGCKPENGLNILLITEYARSVQAFAVESVENIMRLDWKQVHTAEKAVNGRYITSIACLDEDKETNNLALVLDVEQILYDIVPSNHDLRATELKTNKFNITPGAVAIVAEDSRVARAMLEKGLTAMDIPHQMHVTGKDAWDKIQQLAQEAEAEGKAISEKIALVLTDLEMPEMDGFTLTRKIKTDERLKKIPVVIHSSLSGSANEDHVRKVKADGYVAKFEVNELSSVIQEVMDRAAQNISGPLVSRQLIA; this is encoded by the coding sequence ATGGACAATTTCCAGAAAGATATCGATGACAGGGCGAATCTGACCCTGTCCAACCGCTTTGAACTGCTGCTGTTTCGTCTGGGAAACTCCCTGCACGAACAGAAATCTGAGCTGTTTGGCATTAACGTGTTCAAGTTGCGCGAAATTGTACCTATGCCTGCCTTTACTCGTCCGGCAGGGATGAAGGCGCCATTGCTGGGAATGGTCAATATTCGCGATCAGGTGATTCCGGTTATTGACCTCCCCGCCGTAGCCGGCTGCAAGCCGGAGAATGGACTCAACATTCTGTTAATCACCGAATATGCCCGTAGCGTGCAGGCCTTCGCCGTCGAGTCGGTCGAAAACATCATGCGCCTGGACTGGAAGCAGGTACACACCGCAGAGAAAGCGGTGAACGGCCGCTACATCACCAGTATCGCCTGTCTGGATGAAGACAAAGAGACCAACAACCTGGCGCTGGTGCTCGACGTAGAACAGATTCTGTATGACATCGTGCCATCGAATCACGACCTGCGCGCAACGGAACTGAAAACCAATAAGTTCAACATCACCCCCGGTGCCGTGGCTATTGTCGCGGAAGACTCCCGCGTGGCCCGTGCGATGCTGGAGAAAGGTCTGACGGCCATGGACATTCCCCATCAAATGCACGTCACCGGTAAAGATGCCTGGGACAAAATTCAGCAACTGGCGCAGGAAGCGGAAGCGGAAGGCAAAGCGATTAGCGAGAAGATCGCACTGGTGTTAACCGATCTGGAAATGCCGGAGATGGATGGTTTCACCCTGACCCGAAAAATCAAAACCGACGAGCGGCTGAAGAAAATTCCGGTGGTGATCCACTCTTCTCTTTCCGGTAGTGCCAATGAAGATCACGTCCGCAAAGTGAAAGCCGATGGCTACGTGGCGAAGTTTGAAGTGAACGAACTGTCATCCGTTATTCAGGAAGTGATGGATCGCGCGGCGCAAAACATCAGCGGCCCGCTGGTCAGTCGTCAGTTGATTGCCTGA
- the nuoN gene encoding NADH-quinone oxidoreductase subunit NuoN: MTITPQHLIALLPLLIVGLTVVVVMLSIAWRRNHFLNATLSVIGLNAALVSLWFVGQAGAMDVTPLMRVDGFAMLYTGLVLLASLATCTFAYPWLEGYDDNREEFYLLVLIAALGGILLANANHLAALFLGIELISLPLFGLVGYAFRQKRSLEASIKYTILSAAASSFLLFGMALVYAQSGNLSFVALGKSLGDGMLNEPLLLAGFGMMIVGLGFKLSLVPFHLWTPDVYQGAPAPVSTFLATASKIAIFGVVMRLFLYAPVGDSEAVRVVLGVIAFASIIFGNLMALSQTNIKRLLGYSSISHLGYLLVALIALQSGEMSMEAVGVYLVGYLFSSLGAFGVVSLMSSPYRGPDADSLFSYRGLFWHRPILAAVMTVMMLSLAGIPMTLGFIGKFYVLAVGVQANLWWLVAAVVVGSAIGLYYYLRVAVSLYLSAPQQLNRDAPSNWQYSAGGIVVLISALLVLVLGIYPQPLISIVQLAAPLM, from the coding sequence ATGACAATAACTCCACAACACCTGATTGCGCTGCTACCGCTGCTGATCGTCGGCTTGACGGTGGTGGTTGTGATGCTCTCCATTGCGTGGCGACGCAATCACTTCCTCAATGCCACGCTGTCGGTCATTGGGCTTAACGCCGCGCTGGTTTCGCTCTGGTTTGTTGGCCAGGCTGGCGCGATGGACGTGACCCCGCTGATGCGGGTTGACGGTTTCGCAATGCTCTACACCGGACTGGTTCTGCTGGCGAGTCTGGCGACCTGTACTTTTGCCTACCCGTGGCTGGAAGGCTATGACGATAACCGGGAAGAGTTCTACTTGCTGGTGTTGATTGCCGCGCTGGGTGGCATTCTGCTGGCGAACGCCAATCATCTGGCGGCGCTGTTCCTTGGTATCGAACTGATCTCCCTGCCGCTGTTTGGTCTGGTGGGCTATGCCTTCCGTCAGAAACGTTCGCTGGAAGCCAGTATCAAATACACCATCCTGTCTGCTGCCGCCTCGTCATTCCTGCTGTTTGGTATGGCGCTGGTGTACGCGCAGTCTGGCAACCTGTCGTTTGTCGCGCTCGGTAAGAGCCTCGGCGACGGTATGCTGAACGAGCCGCTGCTGCTGGCGGGCTTCGGGATGATGATTGTTGGTCTGGGCTTTAAACTCTCTCTGGTTCCGTTCCACCTGTGGACGCCAGACGTATACCAGGGTGCACCGGCTCCGGTTTCCACCTTCCTGGCGACGGCGAGCAAAATCGCTATCTTCGGCGTGGTGATGCGTCTGTTCCTGTACGCGCCGGTTGGCGACAGTGAAGCGGTTCGCGTGGTGCTTGGCGTGATCGCCTTTGCTTCCATCATCTTCGGTAACCTGATGGCGCTGAGCCAGACTAACATCAAGCGTCTGCTGGGTTATTCGTCTATCTCTCACCTCGGCTACCTGTTAGTGGCGCTGATTGCTCTGCAGAGCGGCGAGATGTCCATGGAAGCGGTCGGCGTTTACCTTGTCGGTTACCTGTTCAGCAGCCTCGGCGCGTTCGGCGTGGTCAGCCTGATGTCCAGTCCGTACCGTGGTCCGGATGCCGATTCTCTGTTCTCCTACCGTGGGCTGTTCTGGCATCGTCCGATCCTCGCGGCAGTGATGACGGTAATGATGCTGTCTCTGGCAGGTATCCCGATGACGCTGGGCTTTATCGGTAAATTCTACGTGCTGGCAGTCGGTGTGCAGGCGAACCTATGGTGGCTGGTTGCCGCTGTGGTGGTTGGTTCCGCGATTGGTTTGTATTACTACCTGCGTGTTGCCGTGAGTCTGTACCTGAGCGCGCCGCAGCAGCTTAACCGCGATGCGCCGTCTAACTGGCAGTACAGCGCAGGCGGTATTGTGGTACTGATCTCCGCACTGCTGGTGCTGGTGCTGGGTATCTACCCGCAGCCGCTGATCAGTATTGTGCAGTTAGCCGCACCGCTGATGTAA
- the nuoM gene encoding NADH-quinone oxidoreductase subunit M has translation MLLPWLILIPFIGGFLCWQTERFGVKVPRWIALITMGLTLALGLQLWLQGGYSLTQSAGIPQWQSEFVLPWIPRFGISIHLAIDGLSLLMVVLTGLLGVLAVLCSWREIEKYQGFFHLNLMWILGGVIGVFLAIDMFLFFFFWEMMLVPMYFLIALWGHKASDGKTRITAATKFFIYTQASGLVMLIAILALVFVHHNATGVWTFNYEDLLKTPMSHGVEYLLMLGFFIAFAVKMPVVPLHGWLPDAHSQAPTAGSVDLAGILLKTAAYGLLRFSLPLFPNASAEFAPIAMWLGVIGIFYGAWMAFTQYDIKRLIAYTSVSHMGFVLIAIYTGSQLAYQGAVIQMIAHGLSAAGLFILCGQLYERLHTRDMRMMGGLWGKMKWLPALSMFFAVATLGMPGTGNFVGEFMILFGSYQVVPVITVISTFGLVFASVYSLAMLHRAYFGKAKSQIAQQELPGMSLRELFIILLLVVLLVLLGFYPQPILDTSHSAMSNIQQWFVNSVTTTRP, from the coding sequence ATGTTATTACCTTGGTTGATATTAATCCCCTTTATCGGTGGCTTCCTGTGCTGGCAGACCGAACGCTTTGGCGTGAAGGTGCCGCGCTGGATCGCGCTGATCACCATGGGACTGACGCTCGCGCTTGGCCTGCAACTGTGGCTACAGGGCGGTTATTCGCTGACGCAGTCTGCTGGCATTCCGCAGTGGCAGTCTGAATTTGTCCTGCCGTGGATCCCGCGCTTTGGCATCTCGATTCACCTGGCAATCGACGGTTTGTCGCTGCTGATGGTGGTGCTGACCGGTCTGCTTGGCGTTCTGGCGGTGTTGTGTTCCTGGCGAGAAATCGAAAAATACCAGGGCTTCTTCCACCTGAACCTGATGTGGATCCTGGGCGGCGTGATCGGTGTGTTCCTTGCCATCGACATGTTCCTGTTCTTCTTCTTCTGGGAAATGATGCTGGTGCCGATGTACTTCCTGATCGCGCTGTGGGGCCACAAGGCGTCCGACGGTAAAACGCGTATCACGGCGGCAACCAAGTTCTTCATTTACACCCAGGCGAGCGGTCTGGTGATGCTGATTGCCATCCTGGCGCTGGTGTTCGTTCACCATAATGCGACCGGCGTGTGGACCTTCAACTATGAAGACCTGCTGAAAACGCCGATGTCGCATGGCGTCGAATATCTGCTGATGCTGGGCTTCTTCATCGCGTTTGCGGTGAAAATGCCGGTGGTTCCACTGCACGGCTGGCTGCCAGATGCGCACTCCCAGGCACCGACCGCGGGTTCTGTTGACCTCGCCGGTATTTTGCTGAAAACCGCCGCTTACGGTCTGCTGCGTTTCTCTCTGCCGCTGTTCCCGAACGCGTCAGCGGAGTTCGCGCCTATCGCGATGTGGCTGGGCGTTATCGGTATCTTCTACGGTGCATGGATGGCGTTCACGCAGTACGACATTAAACGTCTGATCGCCTACACCTCGGTTTCACACATGGGTTTCGTGCTGATTGCCATCTACACCGGCAGCCAACTGGCGTACCAGGGGGCGGTGATTCAGATGATTGCGCACGGCCTGTCCGCTGCGGGTCTGTTCATTCTGTGTGGTCAACTGTACGAACGTTTGCACACCCGCGACATGCGTATGATGGGCGGCCTGTGGGGCAAAATGAAATGGTTACCGGCACTGTCGATGTTCTTCGCCGTGGCGACGCTGGGTATGCCTGGCACCGGTAACTTCGTTGGCGAATTCATGATCCTGTTTGGCAGCTACCAGGTGGTTCCGGTCATCACCGTGATTTCGACCTTTGGTCTGGTGTTTGCCTCTGTTTACTCGCTGGCGATGCTACATCGCGCTTACTTCGGTAAAGCGAAGAGCCAGATTGCGCAACAAGAGCTGCCAGGGATGTCGCTGCGTGAGCTGTTTATCATCCTGTTGCTGGTCGTGCTTCTGGTACTGCTTGGCTTCTATCCGCAGCCGATTCTGGATACCTCGCATTCTGCGATGAGCAACATCCAGCAGTGGTTTGTTAATTCCGTTACTACTACAAGGCCGTAA
- the nuoL gene encoding NADH-quinone oxidoreductase subunit L, which translates to MNMLALTIILPLIGFVLLAFSRGRWSENLSATVGVGSIGLAALVTAFVGMDFFANGKQAFSQPLWTWMSVGNFNIGFNLVLDGLSLTMLSVVTGVGFLIHMFASWYMRGEEGYSRFFAYTNLFIASMVVLVLSDNLLLMYLGWEGVGLCSYLLIGFYYTDPKNGAAAMKAFVVTRVGDVFLAFALFILYNELGTLNFREMVELAPAHFAAGNNMLTWATLMLLGGAVGKSAQLPLQTWLADAMAGPTPVSALIHAATMVTAGVYLIARTHGLFLMTPEVLHLVGIVGAVTLVMAGFAALVQTDIKRVLAYSTMSQIGYMFLALGVQAWDAAIFHLMTHAFFKALLFLASGSVILACHHEQNIFKMGGLRKSIPLVYLCFLVGGAALSALPLITAGFFSKDEILAGAMANGHINLMVAGLVGAFMTSLYTFRMIFIVFHGKEQIHAHAGKGITHHLPLIVLMILSTFVGALIVPPLQGVLPQTTELEHGRVMTLEMTSGVVAIAGILIAAWLWLGKRTLVTSIANSAPGRLLGTWWYNAWGFDWLYDKVFVKPFLGVAWLLKRDPLNALMNVPAILSRFAGKGLLFSENGYLRWYVASMSIGAVVVLALLMVLR; encoded by the coding sequence ATGAACATGCTTGCCTTAACCATCATTCTGCCATTGATTGGCTTTGTCCTGCTGGCGTTCTCTCGCGGACGCTGGTCAGAAAATCTCTCCGCAACAGTGGGCGTAGGCTCCATTGGTCTGGCGGCGCTGGTCACTGCCTTTGTCGGGATGGACTTCTTCGCCAACGGCAAGCAGGCGTTCAGCCAGCCGCTGTGGACGTGGATGTCTGTCGGTAACTTCAACATTGGTTTCAACCTGGTACTGGACGGCCTGTCGCTGACCATGCTGTCGGTTGTCACTGGTGTCGGTTTCCTGATCCACATGTTCGCCTCCTGGTACATGCGCGGTGAAGAGGGCTACTCCCGCTTCTTCGCTTACACGAACCTGTTTATCGCCAGCATGGTTGTTCTGGTGCTGTCCGATAACCTGCTGTTGATGTACCTCGGCTGGGAAGGCGTGGGCCTGTGCTCTTACCTGCTGATCGGTTTCTATTACACCGATCCAAAGAATGGCGCTGCGGCGATGAAAGCGTTCGTCGTGACCCGTGTGGGTGACGTGTTCCTCGCGTTCGCACTGTTCATTCTGTACAACGAGCTGGGTACCCTGAACTTCCGTGAAATGGTTGAACTGGCGCCAGCACACTTCGCCGCAGGCAACAATATGTTGACGTGGGCGACGCTAATGCTGCTGGGTGGTGCTGTGGGTAAATCGGCACAGTTGCCGTTGCAAACATGGCTGGCTGACGCGATGGCGGGCCCGACGCCTGTCTCCGCGCTGATCCACGCCGCAACGATGGTAACCGCTGGTGTTTACCTGATTGCCCGTACGCATGGCCTGTTCCTGATGACCCCGGAAGTTCTGCATCTGGTCGGTATCGTGGGTGCGGTGACGCTGGTGATGGCAGGTTTTGCCGCACTGGTGCAAACCGACATCAAGCGCGTACTCGCTTATTCCACCATGAGCCAGATCGGCTACATGTTCCTGGCGCTGGGCGTTCAGGCATGGGATGCGGCGATTTTCCACCTGATGACGCACGCCTTCTTTAAAGCGCTGCTGTTCCTGGCGTCCGGTTCCGTCATTCTGGCCTGCCATCACGAACAGAACATCTTCAAGATGGGTGGCCTGCGTAAGTCCATTCCGCTGGTTTATCTCTGCTTCCTGGTGGGCGGTGCGGCGCTGTCGGCGCTGCCGCTGATTACCGCAGGCTTCTTCAGTAAGGATGAGATTCTGGCAGGCGCGATGGCGAATGGTCATATCAATCTGATGGTGGCAGGACTGGTCGGTGCGTTCATGACCTCCCTGTATACCTTCCGTATGATTTTCATCGTGTTCCACGGTAAAGAACAAATTCATGCTCATGCAGGGAAGGGGATTACTCACCACCTGCCGTTGATTGTCCTGATGATCCTGTCCACCTTCGTAGGCGCGCTGATTGTGCCGCCGCTGCAGGGTGTACTGCCACAGACAACTGAACTTGAGCATGGCCGCGTGATGACCCTGGAAATGACTTCTGGCGTGGTAGCGATTGCGGGCATCCTGATTGCCGCATGGTTGTGGCTGGGTAAACGTACTCTGGTGACCTCGATTGCCAACAGTGCGCCGGGTCGTCTGCTGGGCACCTGGTGGTATAACGCCTGGGGCTTCGACTGGCTGTACGACAAAGTGTTCGTTAAGCCGTTCCTTGGCGTCGCCTGGCTGCTTAAACGCGATCCGCTCAATGCCCTGATGAACGTGCCAGCCATCCTTTCCCGCTTTGCAGGTAAAGGCCTGCTGTTCAGCGAGAACGGTTATCTGCGCTGGTATGTCGCATCAATGAGCATTGGCGCCGTAGTGGTGCTGGCACTGCTGATGGTACTGCGTTGA
- the nuoK gene encoding NADH-quinone oxidoreductase subunit NuoK translates to MIPLQHGLILAAILFVLGLTGLVIRRNLLFMLIGLEIMINASALAFVVAGSYWGQTDGQVMYILAISLAAAEASIGLALLLQLHRRRQNLNIDSVSEMRG, encoded by the coding sequence ATGATCCCCTTACAACATGGACTGATCCTCGCTGCGATTTTATTCGTTCTGGGTTTAACCGGTCTGGTTATCCGCCGCAATCTGCTGTTTATGCTGATTGGCCTGGAAATCATGATCAACGCTTCCGCGCTGGCCTTTGTGGTTGCCGGTAGCTACTGGGGCCAGACCGATGGTCAGGTGATGTATATTCTCGCCATCAGCCTTGCGGCTGCCGAAGCGAGTATAGGGCTTGCGCTGTTGCTGCAACTTCATCGCCGTCGCCAGAACCTGAACATCGATTCAGTAAGTGAGATGCGTGGATGA
- the nuoJ gene encoding NADH-quinone oxidoreductase subunit J — MEFAFYICGLVAILATLRVITHTNPVHALLYLIISLLAISGVFFSLGAYFAGALEIIVYAGAIMVLFVFVVMMLNLGGSEIEQERQWLKPQVWIGPAILSAIMLVVIVYAILGVNDQGIDGTPISAKAVGITLFGPYVLAVELASMLLLAGLVVAFHVGREERSGEVLSNRKDDSAKRKTEEHA; from the coding sequence ATGGAGTTCGCTTTTTATATCTGTGGCCTGGTCGCCATTCTCGCAACCTTGCGGGTGATCACCCATACCAATCCGGTGCACGCGCTGCTGTACCTGATTATTTCGCTGCTGGCGATTTCCGGGGTGTTCTTCTCGCTGGGCGCTTATTTCGCGGGTGCGCTGGAAATCATCGTTTACGCGGGCGCCATTATGGTGCTGTTCGTGTTTGTGGTGATGATGCTCAACCTGGGCGGTTCTGAAATCGAACAGGAACGTCAGTGGCTGAAGCCGCAGGTGTGGATTGGCCCGGCAATTCTGTCGGCCATCATGCTGGTGGTGATTGTTTATGCCATTCTGGGGGTTAACGATCAGGGTATCGACGGTACGCCAATCAGCGCGAAAGCGGTCGGTATTACCCTGTTCGGGCCTTACGTACTGGCGGTTGAACTGGCATCCATGCTGCTGCTGGCAGGTCTGGTTGTTGCCTTCCACGTTGGACGCGAAGAGCGTTCAGGTGAAGTGCTGAGCAACCGTAAAGACGACAGCGCGAAAAGAAAAACGGAGGAGCACGCATGA
- the nuoI gene encoding NADH-quinone oxidoreductase subunit NuoI, with product MTLKELLVGFGTQVRSIWMIGLHAFAKRETQMYPEEPVYLPPRFRGRIVLTRDPDGEERCVACNLCAVACPVGCISLQKAETKDGRWYPEFFRINFSRCIFCGLCEEACPTTAIQLTPDFELGEYKRQDLVYEKEDLLISGPGKYPEYNFYRMAGMAIDGKDKGEAENEAKPIDVKSLLP from the coding sequence ATGACCTTAAAAGAATTGTTAGTAGGTTTCGGCACCCAGGTACGCAGTATCTGGATGATCGGCCTGCATGCGTTCGCCAAACGCGAAACGCAGATGTACCCGGAAGAGCCGGTCTATCTACCGCCCCGTTTTCGTGGTCGCATTGTGCTGACGCGCGACCCGGACGGCGAGGAGCGCTGCGTTGCCTGTAACCTGTGTGCGGTAGCGTGTCCGGTAGGCTGTATCTCTCTGCAAAAAGCAGAGACCAAAGATGGTCGCTGGTATCCGGAGTTTTTCCGCATTAACTTCTCACGCTGCATTTTCTGCGGTCTGTGCGAAGAAGCCTGTCCAACAACCGCGATTCAGCTTACGCCAGATTTCGAACTGGGTGAGTACAAGCGCCAGGATCTGGTTTACGAGAAAGAGGATCTGCTGATCTCCGGTCCGGGCAAATACCCGGAATATAACTTCTACCGGATGGCAGGTATGGCAATCGACGGCAAAGATAAGGGCGAAGCAGAGAACGAAGCCAAGCCTATCGACGTCAAGAGCCTGTTACCGTAA